From one Variovorax sp. PBL-H6 genomic stretch:
- a CDS encoding Bug family tripartite tricarboxylate transporter substrate binding protein has protein sequence MKTRDFLLTLLASTALLATTTHVSAQSAQHPIRLVVPYAAGGPIDVTARVLAERVKDTLGPVIIDNKPGAGGNIGADAVAKAAPDGLTIGIAATATNAVNPWLYSRMPFDAATAFAPITQMVRVPNVLVMNAETAQRLKINNLRDLIAYAKANPGKLNYGSGGNGSAGHLAGEMFKKEAGIFAVHIPYNGGNPAQLALLSGQVDFNFDNLATAAPNIRSGKLKAIAVTTAERSSALPEVPTVASTLKGFAIDTWWGLVAPAGTPAPVLDKLNRAFVAALNSPETKTRFASLLAEPVANTPDQFGAFMKGELAKYEKVVKATGAKVD, from the coding sequence GGCACAACACCCTATCCGGCTGGTGGTCCCCTACGCTGCCGGCGGTCCGATCGATGTCACCGCCCGCGTACTGGCCGAGCGGGTAAAGGACACACTCGGGCCCGTCATCATCGACAACAAGCCAGGCGCTGGCGGCAACATCGGTGCCGACGCGGTCGCGAAGGCTGCACCTGACGGCCTCACGATCGGCATCGCGGCGACCGCCACCAACGCGGTCAACCCGTGGCTCTACAGCAGGATGCCCTTCGACGCCGCCACTGCCTTCGCGCCCATTACGCAGATGGTGCGGGTGCCGAACGTGCTGGTGATGAATGCAGAAACCGCGCAGCGCCTGAAGATCAACAACCTGCGCGACCTGATCGCCTACGCCAAGGCCAACCCCGGCAAGCTCAACTACGGCAGCGGCGGCAACGGCAGCGCCGGCCACCTGGCGGGCGAGATGTTCAAGAAGGAAGCCGGCATCTTCGCCGTGCATATTCCCTACAACGGCGGCAATCCGGCGCAGCTTGCACTGCTCTCAGGCCAGGTCGACTTCAACTTCGACAATCTCGCGACCGCGGCGCCGAACATCCGCTCGGGCAAGCTGAAAGCAATCGCGGTGACCACCGCCGAGCGCAGCAGCGCGCTCCCCGAGGTGCCGACAGTTGCCAGCACGCTCAAGGGCTTCGCCATCGACACATGGTGGGGCCTGGTGGCACCGGCCGGCACGCCGGCGCCTGTGCTGGACAAGCTCAACCGCGCCTTCGTCGCGGCGCTCAACTCGCCCGAGACGAAGACCCGCTTCGCCTCGCTGCTGGCCGAGCCGGTCGCGAACACGCCGGATCAGTTCGGCGCCTTCATGAAAGGCGAACTCGCGAAGTACGAGAAGGTGGTCAAGGCCACTGGCGCGAAGGTCGATTGA
- a CDS encoding ABC transporter ATP-binding protein, translated as MAQTLLKVSGLKVAYGGIQAVKGIDFEVREGELVSLIGSNGAGKTTTMKAITGTLPFIAGGIEFLGKSIKGRGAWDLVGEGLVMVPEGRGVFTRMTITENLQIGAYIRKDKAEIAKDIDRVFATFPRLKERATQLAGTMSGGEQQMLAMGRALMARPKVLLLDEPSMGLSPIMVDKIFEVVKQVYAQGVTVLLVEQNASRALQLADRGYVMESGLITMSGDAKVMLSDPKVRAAYLGE; from the coding sequence ATGGCACAAACGCTTTTGAAAGTGAGCGGCCTGAAGGTCGCCTACGGCGGCATCCAGGCGGTAAAGGGCATCGATTTCGAGGTGCGAGAAGGTGAGCTCGTCTCCCTCATCGGCTCCAACGGCGCCGGTAAAACCACCACCATGAAGGCCATCACCGGAACCTTGCCCTTCATCGCCGGTGGCATCGAGTTCCTCGGCAAGAGCATCAAGGGCCGGGGCGCCTGGGATCTGGTGGGCGAAGGCCTGGTGATGGTGCCCGAGGGGCGCGGCGTGTTCACGCGCATGACCATCACCGAGAACCTGCAGATCGGCGCCTACATCCGCAAGGACAAAGCCGAGATCGCCAAGGACATCGACCGCGTGTTCGCCACCTTCCCACGCTTGAAGGAGCGCGCCACGCAGCTGGCCGGCACGATGTCCGGCGGCGAGCAGCAGATGCTGGCGATGGGCCGGGCGCTGATGGCACGCCCCAAGGTCCTGTTGCTCGACGAGCCCTCGATGGGCTTGTCGCCGATCATGGTCGACAAGATCTTCGAGGTGGTGAAGCAGGTCTACGCTCAGGGTGTCACCGTGTTGCTGGTGGAGCAGAACGCCAGCCGCGCCTTGCAGCTGGCCGATCGCGGCTACGTCATGGAATCGGGGTTGATCACCATGAGCGGCGATGCGAAGGTGATGCTGAGCGATCCAAAAGTTCGCGCGGCGTACCTGGGTGAATAG
- a CDS encoding ABC transporter ATP-binding protein, producing MTDTILDVRGISKRFGGLQALSDVGMKITRGQVYGLIGPNGAGKTTFFNVITGLYTPDSGSFELGGKPYQPTAVHEVAKAGIARTFQNIRLFSEMTALENVMVGRHVRTNSGVLGAVLRTARFKAEEEAIAKRAYELLDYVGIAKYADYKARTLSYGDQRRLEIARALATDPQLIALDEPAAGMNATEKVLLRELIDRIRKDDRTILLIEHDVKLVMGLCDRVTVLDYGKQIAEGTPADVQRNEKVIEAYLGTGGH from the coding sequence ATGACTGACACCATCCTCGACGTCCGCGGCATCTCCAAGCGCTTCGGCGGCCTGCAGGCACTGTCCGATGTGGGCATGAAGATCACCCGCGGTCAGGTTTATGGGCTGATCGGGCCCAACGGCGCCGGCAAGACCACTTTCTTCAACGTCATTACCGGCTTGTACACGCCCGACAGCGGCAGCTTCGAGCTGGGCGGCAAGCCCTACCAGCCCACCGCCGTGCACGAGGTCGCCAAGGCCGGCATTGCGCGCACCTTCCAGAATATCCGCCTGTTCTCGGAAATGACCGCGCTGGAAAACGTGATGGTCGGCCGCCACGTGCGCACGAATTCGGGCGTGCTGGGTGCCGTTTTGCGCACAGCCCGTTTCAAAGCCGAAGAGGAGGCGATTGCCAAACGTGCGTACGAACTGCTCGACTACGTAGGCATCGCCAAATACGCCGACTACAAGGCGCGCACGCTGAGCTACGGCGACCAGCGCCGCCTCGAAATCGCCCGCGCGCTTGCCACCGACCCGCAACTGATTGCGCTCGACGAACCCGCGGCCGGTATGAATGCCACCGAGAAGGTGCTGCTGCGTGAGCTGATCGATCGCATCCGCAAGGACGACCGCACCATCCTGCTGATCGAACACGATGTGAAGTTGGTGATGGGCCTGTGCGACCGCGTGACGGTGCTCGACTACGGCAAGCAGATCGCCGAAGGCACACCGGCGGACGTTCAGAGAAACGAAAAGGTGATCGAGGCCTACCTCGGCACGGGAGGACATTGA
- a CDS encoding branched-chain amino acid ABC transporter permease gives MKDTKRIAYVVIAAIALLALPLLLQSQGNAWVRIADIALLYVLLALGLNIVVGYAGLLDLGYVAFFAIGAYLFALLGSPHLTDTFPAVKAMFPNGLHSSLLLVIPAAFGLAALFGVLLGAPTLKLRGDYLAIVTLGFGEIIRVFLNNLDHPFNLTNGPKGITAIDSVHFWGLNLGKALKLGDYAISSVSLYYYLFLALVLITIVISHRLQLSRVGRAWMAIREDEIAAKAMGINTRNMKLLAFGMGASFGGVSGAMFAAFQGFVSPESFSLMESVMIVAMVVLGGIGHLPGVILGAVLLAALPEVLRYVAGPLQAMTDGRLDASILRQLFIALAMIVIMLVRPRGLWPSPEHGKSLLRKGAAPAPTSGMPASAPGIDTPADELPGAASRPMSINP, from the coding sequence ATGAAAGACACGAAAAGAATCGCCTACGTCGTGATCGCGGCCATCGCCCTGCTGGCGCTGCCGCTATTGCTGCAAAGCCAGGGCAATGCGTGGGTGCGCATTGCCGACATCGCGCTGCTCTATGTGCTGCTGGCACTGGGCCTGAATATCGTGGTCGGGTACGCCGGCCTGCTCGATCTTGGTTACGTGGCCTTTTTCGCGATCGGAGCCTACCTCTTTGCGCTGCTCGGCTCGCCGCACCTGACGGACACTTTCCCGGCAGTAAAGGCCATGTTCCCGAACGGCCTGCACAGCTCGCTGCTGCTCGTGATACCGGCGGCTTTCGGGCTTGCCGCGCTGTTCGGCGTGCTGCTGGGCGCGCCCACGCTAAAGCTGCGCGGCGACTACCTCGCGATCGTCACCCTGGGCTTCGGCGAGATCATCCGCGTGTTCCTCAACAACCTGGACCATCCCTTCAACCTCACGAACGGGCCCAAGGGCATCACCGCCATCGACTCGGTGCATTTCTGGGGCCTCAACCTCGGCAAGGCGCTCAAGCTGGGCGACTATGCGATTTCCTCGGTCTCGCTGTACTACTACCTCTTCCTCGCGCTGGTTCTCATCACCATCGTGATCTCGCACCGCCTGCAGCTCTCGCGCGTCGGCCGCGCCTGGATGGCAATCCGCGAGGACGAGATTGCCGCCAAGGCGATGGGCATCAACACGCGCAACATGAAGCTGTTGGCCTTCGGCATGGGCGCCAGCTTTGGTGGCGTTTCTGGCGCCATGTTCGCGGCTTTCCAGGGCTTCGTCTCGCCAGAATCCTTCAGCCTGATGGAGTCGGTGATGATCGTCGCCATGGTGGTGCTGGGCGGCATCGGCCATTTGCCGGGCGTGATATTGGGCGCAGTGCTGCTGGCTGCATTGCCCGAAGTGCTGCGCTACGTGGCAGGGCCGCTTCAGGCCATGACCGATGGGCGCCTCGACGCCTCGATCCTGCGCCAGCTCTTCATCGCGCTGGCCATGATTGTCATCATGCTGGTACGTCCGCGCGGCCTCTGGCCGTCGCCGGAGCATGGCAAGTCGCTGCTGCGCAAGGGCGCTGCGCCCGCGCCGACATCCGGCATGCCTGCTAGCGCGCCGGGCATCGACACGCCTGCCGACGAGCTCCCTGGTGCTGCCTCGCGCCCCATGTCCATCAATCCGTGA
- a CDS encoding branched-chain amino acid ABC transporter permease, with amino-acid sequence MDILLQQIINGLVLGSMYALIALGYTMVYGIINLINFAHGEVLMVGALTSWTIIGWMQTAMPGTPGWIILILALIIACVVAATLNFTIEKVAYRPLRNSPKLAPLITAIGMSILLQTLAMIIWKPTNKAYPNLLSTTPIHVGGAVISPTQVMILSVTAFCLVVLMWLVNYTKLGRAMRATAENPRVAALMGIRPDMVISATFIIGAVLAAVAGVMYASNYGIAQHAMGFIPGLKAFTAAVFGGIGNLAGAVVGGILLGLIEAIGSGYIGALTGDVLGSHYSDIFAFIVLIIMLTLRPSGLLGERVADRA; translated from the coding sequence ATGGATATCTTGCTGCAGCAGATCATCAACGGTCTGGTTCTCGGCAGCATGTACGCCTTGATAGCCTTGGGCTACACCATGGTGTACGGCATCATCAACCTCATCAACTTCGCGCACGGTGAAGTCCTCATGGTCGGGGCGCTGACCAGTTGGACCATCATCGGATGGATGCAGACCGCAATGCCTGGCACTCCCGGCTGGATCATCCTCATCCTCGCGCTCATCATTGCCTGTGTGGTCGCTGCCACGCTCAACTTCACGATCGAGAAGGTGGCCTACAGACCACTGCGCAACAGCCCCAAGCTGGCGCCGCTGATCACCGCCATCGGCATGTCGATCCTGCTGCAGACGCTGGCGATGATCATCTGGAAGCCCACCAACAAGGCCTATCCAAACCTGCTGTCCACCACGCCGATCCACGTCGGGGGTGCCGTGATCTCGCCGACCCAGGTCATGATTCTCAGCGTCACCGCTTTCTGCCTTGTGGTGCTGATGTGGCTGGTCAATTACACCAAGCTCGGCCGCGCGATGCGCGCCACCGCCGAAAACCCACGCGTCGCGGCGCTGATGGGTATCCGGCCCGACATGGTCATCTCGGCCACCTTCATCATCGGCGCCGTGCTGGCAGCAGTGGCCGGCGTGATGTATGCGTCCAACTACGGCATCGCGCAGCATGCGATGGGCTTCATCCCCGGCTTGAAGGCCTTTACTGCGGCGGTGTTCGGCGGCATCGGCAACCTGGCAGGCGCAGTGGTCGGCGGCATCCTGCTGGGGCTGATCGAAGCCATCGGCTCAGGCTACATCGGCGCGCTCACCGGCGACGTGCTGGGCAGCCACTACAGCGACATCTTCGCTTTCATCGTGCTGATCATCATGCTTACGCTGCGGCCCTCGGGCCTGCTCGGCGAGCGGGTGGCGGACCGGGCCTGA
- a CDS encoding replication-associated recombination protein A codes for MASTPHQPLAERLRPKNLGEVIGQQHLLGPGMPLRIAFESGQPHSCILWGPPGTGKTTIARLMADAFDAQFLSISAVLGGVKDIRDAVERATTARDGLEQRRTIVFVDEVHRFNKSQQDAFLPHVESGLFTFIGATTENPSFEVNSALLSRAAVYVLKSLTEDDLRQIIARAQDIQAVPAVEPNAVERLVAYADGDARRLLNTLETLTVAAGAEKREAIGDDWLLRVLGERMRRYDKGGEQFYDTISALHKSVRGSDPDAALYWFVRMLDGGADPRYMARRLVRMASEDIGLADPRALRLALDAAEVYERLGSPEGELALAECVVYLAIAPKSNAVYQAYNEVRAFIQQDGTRPVPLHLRNAPTRLMKQLDYGKGYRYAHDEVDGFAAGERYLPDGMEPRQPFYRPVERGLEIRIGEKLRDLRKRNEDASR; via the coding sequence ATGGCCTCTACCCCCCATCAACCTCTTGCCGAGCGCCTGCGCCCGAAGAACCTGGGCGAGGTCATCGGGCAGCAGCACCTGCTCGGACCGGGCATGCCGCTGCGCATCGCCTTCGAATCGGGTCAGCCGCATTCCTGCATTCTGTGGGGTCCGCCCGGAACCGGCAAAACCACCATCGCGCGGCTGATGGCCGATGCCTTCGATGCGCAGTTCCTCAGCATCAGCGCCGTGCTCGGCGGCGTGAAGGACATCCGCGATGCGGTCGAGCGCGCGACGACGGCGCGAGACGGCCTGGAGCAGCGCCGCACGATTGTTTTCGTCGACGAAGTGCACCGCTTCAACAAGAGCCAGCAGGACGCGTTCCTTCCCCATGTGGAGTCGGGCCTGTTCACCTTCATCGGCGCCACCACCGAGAATCCGTCCTTCGAGGTCAACTCGGCGCTGCTGTCCCGCGCAGCGGTGTACGTGCTGAAGTCGTTGACCGAGGACGACCTGCGTCAAATCATCGCAAGGGCGCAGGACATTCAGGCTGTGCCCGCCGTCGAGCCGAACGCAGTGGAGCGGCTCGTGGCCTACGCAGATGGCGACGCACGCCGGCTGCTCAACACGCTCGAGACCCTCACCGTTGCCGCCGGTGCCGAGAAGCGCGAGGCCATCGGCGACGACTGGCTGTTGCGCGTGCTCGGCGAGCGCATGCGCCGCTACGACAAAGGCGGCGAGCAGTTCTACGACACCATCTCCGCGCTGCACAAGTCGGTGCGCGGCAGCGACCCCGATGCTGCGCTCTACTGGTTCGTGCGCATGCTCGATGGCGGCGCCGACCCGCGCTACATGGCACGCCGGCTGGTGCGGATGGCCAGCGAGGACATCGGCCTGGCCGATCCACGCGCGCTACGGCTGGCGCTCGATGCGGCCGAGGTCTACGAGCGCCTGGGCTCGCCCGAAGGTGAACTGGCGCTGGCCGAATGCGTGGTCTACCTCGCGATCGCGCCCAAGTCGAATGCGGTCTACCAGGCCTACAACGAGGTACGCGCCTTCATCCAGCAGGACGGCACGCGCCCCGTGCCCCTGCACCTGCGCAATGCGCCGACGCGGCTCATGAAGCAGCTCGACTACGGCAAGGGCTATCGCTATGCCCACGACGAGGTCGATGGCTTTGCGGCCGGCGAACGCTATCTGCCCGACGGCATGGAACCTCGGCAGCCCTTCTACCGACCGGTGGAGCGCGGACTCGAGATCCGTATCGGCGAGAAATTGCGAGATTTGCGCAAGCGCAACGAAGACGCGAGCCGCTGA
- the lolA gene encoding outer membrane lipoprotein chaperone LolA has product MLLKKTLVGIFWTLTAAAGAWAGGIESLEAFVKNAKSGRAEFTQTVTAPAKEGQPSRAKVSSGTFEFQRPGKFKFDYKQPFAQSIVADGETLWLYDADLNQVTQRKQSQALGSTPAALIASAPDLRALQADFTLEGVPERDGLQWVKASPKNKDGQLQSVQIGFQGDALASLEILDSFGQRSVLKFSKVEVNPALPASTFQFKAPAGADVIRQ; this is encoded by the coding sequence ATGCTGTTGAAGAAGACACTCGTTGGGATTTTTTGGACGTTGACTGCAGCCGCCGGCGCATGGGCCGGTGGTATCGAGAGCCTTGAAGCCTTCGTGAAGAACGCGAAGTCGGGTCGCGCCGAGTTCACTCAGACCGTGACCGCGCCCGCCAAGGAGGGCCAGCCCTCCCGGGCCAAGGTCTCGAGCGGTACCTTCGAATTCCAGCGGCCGGGCAAATTCAAGTTCGACTACAAGCAGCCCTTTGCACAAAGCATCGTGGCCGACGGCGAGACGCTCTGGCTGTACGACGCTGACCTGAACCAGGTCACGCAGCGCAAGCAATCGCAGGCGCTGGGCTCGACGCCGGCGGCCCTCATCGCTTCCGCGCCCGACCTGCGCGCGCTGCAAGCCGACTTCACGCTCGAGGGCGTCCCCGAACGGGACGGCCTCCAATGGGTCAAGGCGAGTCCGAAGAACAAGGACGGCCAGTTGCAGAGCGTGCAAATCGGCTTTCAGGGCGACGCCTTGGCATCGCTCGAAATTCTCGACAGCTTTGGACAGCGCTCAGTGCTGAAGTTCAGCAAGGTCGAGGTGAATCCTGCACTGCCCGCGAGTACTTTTCAGTTCAAGGCGCCGGCCGGTGCCGACGTGATCCGGCAATAG
- a CDS encoding DNA translocase FtsK — protein sequence MTYSLNTLQSSASGEAQPVRARAMRFAHEITLIAGFVALLFWLLAMLSFTPSDAAWSTSGTGGEVKNWAGRIGAWLADASYFLAGYSVWWCLAAGLRVWLSSLAGWMRGGETAAEQLPRGRFNRSRLAFWFGLVLLLCASVVLEWSRLYRLESHLPGHGGGVLGYLVGPLSVKWMGFTGSALIAIAAGVIGSALVFRFSWSQIAERIGSRLYSLFESRREKREIAEDIAMGKKAVREREELASVEQDDDPESPGEELRIVPRPKRRPPAPPVQIEPAMTEVPKSDRVAKERQKPLFRELPDSKLPQVDLLDAAQGRQETVSADTLEMTSRLIEKKLKDFGVEVRVVLASPGPVITRYEIEPATGVKGSQIVNLAKDLARSLSLVSIRVVETIPGKNYMALELPNAKRQSIRLSEILGSQIYNEGKSMLTMGLGKDIIGNPVVADLAKMPHVLVAGTTGSGKSVGINAMILSLLYKAEARDVRLLMIDPKMLEMSVYEGIPHLLAPVVTDMRQAAHGLNWCVAEMERRYKLMSKLGVRNLAGYNTKIDEAKAREEFIYNPFSLTPDDPEPLKREPHIVVVIDELADLMMVVGKKIEELIARLAQKARAAGIHLILATQRPSVDVITGLIKANIPTRIAFQVSSKIDSRTILDQMGAEALLGMGDMLYMPSGTGLPVRVHGAFVSDDEVHRVVAYLKSQGEPDYIEGVLEGGTVDGDGDLLGEGGSEGGEKDPMYDQAVEIVLKNRKASISLVQRHLKIGYNRAARLVEDMENAGLVSAMSGSGQREILVPARAE from the coding sequence ATGACCTATTCGCTCAATACCCTTCAATCCTCCGCGTCGGGCGAAGCGCAGCCCGTGCGGGCGCGCGCGATGCGCTTCGCGCACGAGATCACGCTGATCGCGGGCTTCGTCGCGCTGCTCTTCTGGCTGCTTGCCATGCTGAGCTTCACGCCCTCAGACGCCGCCTGGTCCACCTCCGGCACTGGCGGCGAGGTCAAGAACTGGGCCGGCCGCATCGGCGCATGGCTGGCCGATGCCAGCTATTTCCTGGCCGGCTACTCGGTCTGGTGGTGCCTTGCTGCCGGCCTGCGCGTGTGGCTGTCCTCGCTGGCCGGCTGGATGCGCGGCGGCGAAACTGCGGCCGAGCAGCTGCCGCGCGGCCGCTTCAACCGCAGCCGTCTGGCTTTCTGGTTCGGCCTGGTGCTCCTGCTGTGCGCCAGCGTGGTGCTCGAGTGGTCGCGCCTCTATCGGCTCGAATCGCATCTGCCCGGCCATGGTGGCGGCGTGCTCGGCTATCTGGTCGGTCCGCTCAGCGTGAAATGGATGGGCTTCACGGGCTCGGCACTGATCGCGATCGCCGCCGGCGTCATCGGCTCGGCCCTCGTGTTCCGCTTCTCCTGGAGCCAGATCGCCGAGCGCATCGGCTCGCGCCTCTATTCGCTGTTCGAGTCCCGCCGCGAGAAGCGCGAGATCGCCGAAGACATCGCCATGGGCAAGAAGGCGGTGCGCGAGCGCGAGGAGCTGGCTTCCGTAGAGCAGGACGACGACCCCGAATCGCCGGGCGAGGAGTTGCGGATCGTGCCGCGCCCCAAGCGGCGACCGCCTGCACCGCCTGTACAGATCGAGCCCGCCATGACCGAGGTGCCGAAGAGCGACCGGGTTGCCAAGGAACGCCAGAAGCCGCTTTTCCGCGAGCTGCCCGACAGCAAGCTGCCTCAGGTGGACCTGCTCGATGCCGCGCAGGGACGCCAGGAAACCGTGTCGGCTGACACGCTGGAAATGACTTCGCGCCTGATCGAAAAGAAGCTGAAGGACTTCGGCGTGGAGGTCCGCGTGGTGCTGGCCTCCCCCGGCCCGGTGATCACGCGCTACGAGATCGAGCCGGCCACCGGCGTCAAGGGTTCGCAGATCGTCAACCTAGCGAAGGACCTGGCGCGCTCGCTGTCGCTGGTCTCCATCCGGGTGGTCGAGACCATCCCGGGCAAGAACTACATGGCGCTCGAGCTGCCCAATGCCAAGCGCCAATCCATCCGCCTCAGCGAGATCCTCGGATCGCAGATCTACAACGAGGGCAAGTCGATGCTCACGATGGGCCTCGGCAAGGACATCATCGGCAACCCGGTCGTTGCCGACCTCGCGAAGATGCCGCACGTGCTGGTGGCGGGCACCACGGGTTCCGGCAAATCCGTGGGCATCAATGCAATGATCCTGAGCCTGCTCTACAAGGCCGAGGCGCGCGATGTGCGCCTGCTCATGATCGACCCGAAGATGCTGGAAATGTCGGTCTACGAGGGCATCCCGCACCTGCTTGCGCCGGTGGTCACCGACATGCGCCAGGCGGCCCACGGTCTCAACTGGTGCGTGGCCGAGATGGAGCGCCGATACAAGCTGATGAGCAAGCTGGGCGTTCGAAACCTTGCGGGCTACAACACCAAGATCGACGAGGCGAAGGCGCGCGAGGAGTTCATCTACAACCCGTTCAGCCTGACGCCGGACGATCCCGAGCCTCTCAAGCGCGAGCCGCACATCGTGGTCGTGATCGATGAACTCGCCGACCTGATGATGGTGGTGGGCAAGAAGATCGAGGAACTGATCGCCCGCCTCGCGCAGAAGGCGCGCGCTGCCGGCATCCACCTGATACTCGCCACGCAGCGGCCCAGCGTGGACGTGATCACCGGCCTGATCAAAGCCAACATTCCCACGCGCATCGCCTTCCAGGTATCGAGCAAGATCGACTCCCGCACCATCCTCGATCAGATGGGTGCCGAGGCGCTGCTGGGCATGGGCGACATGCTCTACATGCCGAGCGGTACCGGTCTGCCGGTGCGCGTGCACGGTGCCTTCGTGAGCGACGACGAGGTACACCGTGTCGTCGCCTACCTCAAGTCCCAAGGGGAACCGGACTACATCGAAGGGGTGCTCGAAGGGGGAACCGTCGACGGCGATGGCGATCTACTCGGTGAAGGCGGCAGCGAAGGCGGCGAAAAGGACCCGATGTACGACCAGGCGGTCGAGATCGTGCTCAAGAACCGCAAAGCCAGCATCTCGCTGGTGCAGCGCCACCTGAAGATCGGATACAACCGCGCTGCGCGGCTGGTCGAGGACATGGAAAATGCCGGGCTGGTGAGCGCGATGAGCGGCAGCGGCCAGCGCGAGATCTTGGTGCCGGCGCGTGCTGAATGA
- a CDS encoding Crp/Fnr family transcriptional regulator — MSMLSNLELLRRVPLFAALTPAQSASIADAIVKKRFKRAEMVVEQGKKSDALYIILTGRARVMSTDSRGREVILATLHPGDYIGEMSMIDDEPHSATVRTEVQTDVLMLGREAFARCLPENSSMSYNIMRGLVSRLRHADRKIESLALMDVYGRVARSLIEFAVDDGAGNLKVRDKISRQDLAKMVGASREMVSRVMKDLEERGFVQTQPDGSMIVKERLSSLA; from the coding sequence ATGTCGATGCTGTCCAATCTTGAATTGCTCCGCCGCGTGCCGCTGTTTGCTGCGCTCACGCCGGCTCAATCGGCGAGCATTGCAGATGCAATTGTCAAGAAGCGCTTCAAGCGCGCCGAAATGGTCGTCGAGCAGGGAAAGAAGTCGGATGCGCTCTATATCATCCTCACGGGTCGCGCCCGCGTGATGAGCACAGACAGCCGAGGCCGCGAGGTCATCCTCGCCACGCTGCACCCCGGTGACTACATCGGCGAGATGAGCATGATCGACGACGAGCCGCACTCGGCCACTGTGCGCACCGAGGTCCAGACCGACGTGCTGATGCTCGGGCGCGAGGCCTTCGCCCGCTGTCTGCCCGAGAACTCATCGATGTCCTACAACATCATGCGCGGCCTGGTCTCGCGGCTGCGCCATGCCGATCGCAAGATCGAATCGCTGGCCTTGATGGATGTCTATGGCCGCGTCGCGCGCTCTCTGATCGAGTTCGCGGTCGACGATGGCGCAGGGAACCTGAAGGTGCGTGACAAGATCTCGCGCCAGGACCTGGCCAAGATGGTCGGCGCCTCGCGCGAGATGGTCAGCCGCGTCATGAAGGATCTCGAGGAGCGCGGCTTCGTCCAGACGCAGCCCGATGGCTCCATGATCGTCAAGGAACGACTTTCATCACTTGCGTGA